In Desulfobacterales bacterium, the genomic stretch CCAAACCGACGGGGCCGGTGACATAGACGCCCTCGCCCGGACGCGCGTTTTTCCGGAGCGGAAAAATATCCGGCCGCCCGCTGCCCACGGCAAACAGATCAAGGGTCAGCTCCGGTGCGCCGGATATGTTGCCGCCGCACAGACAGGCGCCATGCCGGACAAGCCCCTGACGGATGCCGCCATAGAGCTCAAGCACCGACTTTTCGGCCATGTATGCCGGTAGGCCCAGATTCACGAACAGCCCCCGGGGCGCTGCATAGCAGGCCGCCAGATCGCTGAATGTGATTTCCACGGCTTTTTGGCCGATCTCGGCCATGCTCTGCCACTGGGTGCGGAAATGGACCCGTTCCCGCTGGGTATCCGTGGTGATGACCAGTTCATCGATCCGGTTCAACAATGCCGCATCATCGCCTGCCGGCACCCGGATGATGGATTCATCCGCCGGCAGCCGGTCAAGGCAGGCATCAATCAGGGAAAACTCGTCCGTCCATGCAGACAGTAACTGCCGCGGGTTGGCACCGCTCGCCCGGGCGAAGGCCTCAGCCGCCTCAAGGGGTGCAGCCGCGCGGGTGATCCCGCTTATCACGGCCCCGCCGGCCGCCCCGTGGGCGATGCAGTCTGCCACGTTTTGCCCGTCCACCCCGCCGATGGCCACCACCGGCACCGGCGCTTTTTCCGCCACCGCTTTTAATCCGGAAAGCCCGATCACCGGCTTGGCATCCGCCTTGGTGGCCGTGGCAAACACCGGGCCCGTGCCGATGTAATTGCAGGGAGATAAATCGGTAGCCGCCAGCTCATCAGGCGTTGACACGGAAACCCCAATGATGGCGGACGGCCCCAGAATCTCCCGGGCCAGTTGGGGCGGCACATCTGTCTGCCCCAGATGCACCCCATCGGCG encodes the following:
- the thiL gene encoding thiamine-phosphate kinase, whose translation is MNPWAADNLRFYFITDAHAPGFSLTSQVEAAVAAGATCVQYRNKNFSMADIPSVESVRDLCRRHMVPFLINDDVLLAKAVDADGVHLGQTDVPPQLAREILGPSAIIGVSVSTPDELAATDLSPCNYIGTGPVFATATKADAKPVIGLSGLKAVAEKAPVPVVAIGGVDGQNVADCIAHGAAGGAVISGITRAAAPLEAAEAFARASGANPRQLLSAWTDEFSLIDACLDRLPADESIIRVPAGDDAALLNRIDELVITTDTQRERVHFRTQWQSMAEIGQKAVEITFSDLAACYAAPRGLFVNLGLPAYMAEKSVLELYGGIRQGLVRHGACLCGGNISGAPELTLDLFAVGSGRPDIFPLRKNARPGEGVYVTGPVGLARAGLKCLTAGDPAFPDLVRRFKLPKARVDAARILADHGVACLIDISDGLAGDAAHIARAADLSISFAPEGLPVDPGLAEFCAKYGVSAQAFMFAGGEDYELLFTCPPELFQKIQQHLPSAFQAGWCLPRQNEYLLNLPADAASYQHGRAGR